In Aedes albopictus strain Foshan chromosome 3, AalbF5, whole genome shotgun sequence, the following are encoded in one genomic region:
- the LOC115267754 gene encoding probable serine/threonine-protein kinase DDB_G0277165 — MLLQTSVIILSNYLNSFHSRELIHRDIKLDNVLVFRSDFARIKLCDFGESRRVGEEVLRRNEWLPYSPPEVLTVKTDDKYKTDTAHDVWQFGIVCFVCLTGCLPWQKASVDDPRFYRFQQWHNATLTFPMKRCPKLFKLLSARACKIFKKFLDPRPDRRLKTLSDVQKYLDDRWLAKSAEKEMAENEPDELCPSMYSFHSSVDEKNRLLSTLAQCGIETTVDRVAKKNRIRDWIQSSVIMEEEEEDDSGSATPTSTASRTAVPGHVSSVAAMEKAEKKIHSTVKDASQKHFDPRTGTVQLSPSEMGSKNVHKAENGRSDGNNNNKAGNKSTSNGNQFNSARFYDETVPINPLTPSNSASTTHGLMKALNSVAAITVPEINGRNKPISSKYEESAVRDSGYGGSVDSQQRKPPGGMIKRSPVLSKRSAMIKSNNNTHEEDQELEEEDRELSNDFDELEMDRGSYEGLNDSNVRQTAKDSPYDRFFFRRK, encoded by the exons ATGCTACTGCAAACATCCGTCATAATTCTTTCTAACTATCTCAATTCTTTCCATTCCAGAGAACTCATCCACCGGGACATCAAGCTGGACAACGTCCTCGTTTTCCGGTCGGACTTTGCCCGCATCAAACTGTGCGACTTTGGCGAGTCACGTCGTGTCGGGGAGGAAGTTCTCCGGCGAAACGAATGGCTTCCGTACAGCCCACCGGAGGTCCTAACGGTGAAAACTGATGATAAATACAA GACTGATACTGCACACGACGTTTGGCAATTTGGTATTGTATGTTTCGTATGCCTGACGGGATGTCTGCCGTGGCAGAAGGCATCGGTGGATGACCCCAGGTTCTACAG GTTTCAACAGTGGCACAATGCAACGCTCACATTTCCAATGAAACGCTGCCCGAAGCTATTCAAACTGCTCTCGGCAAGAGCGtgcaaaattttcaagaaattcctcgatccCCGACCGGACCGGAGGCTGAAGACGCTGAGCGATGTGCAGAAGTACTTGGACGACCGATGGCTggccaaaagtgccgaaaaggaAATGGCTGAGAACGAACCGGACGAGCTGTGCCCGTCGATGTATTCCTTCCACAGTAGCGTGGACGAGAAGAACCGGCTCCTGTCGACGTTAGCCCAGTGCGGAATCGAGACCACCGTGGATCGAGTGGCAAAAAAGAATCGCATTCGCGACTGGATCCAGTCGTCGGTGATCATGGAAGAGGAGGAAGAGGATGATTCGGGATCTGCTACGCCGACGTCGACGGCGTCTCGGACGGCCGTTCCTGGGCATGTTTCGTCGGTGGCGGCTATGGAGAAAGCCGAAAAGAAGATCCATTCCACGGTCAAGGATGCGTCGCAAAAACACTTCGATCCCAGGACTGGCACCGTTCAGCTGAGTCCCAGCGAGATGGGCTCCAAAAACGTTCACAAAGCAGAAAATGGAAGAAGTGAtgggaataataataataaagctgGCAATAAATCCACAAGCAACGGAAATCAGTTCAATTCAGCAAGGTTCTACGACGAAACGGTTCCGATCAATCCGCTAACCCCGAGTAACAGCGCATCAACGACCCACGGTCTCATGAAAGCCTTGAACTCGGTAGCAGCCATCACAGTACCGGAGATCAACGGACGAAATAAGCCCATATCTTCAAAGTACGAGGAGTCAGCCGTGCGGGACAGTGGATACGGAGGATCGGTCGACAGCCAGCAGCGAAAGCCTCCTGGTGGAATGATCAAGCGATCGCCGGTTCTTTCCAAACGATCGGCAATGATCAAATCAAACAACAACACCCATGAAGAGGACCAAGAACTGGAAGAGGAGGATCGCGAACTATCCAATGATTTCGACGAGCTGGAAATGGATCGCGGTTCCTACGAGGGTCTCAATGATTCCAACGTACGACAAACGGCCAAGGATAGCCCATACGATAGGTTCTTTTTCCGAAGAAAGTGA